The genomic interval CTTGAAAACGGAAGCGGCAATGATGGCCGGTAGGGATCCCGCCAGCTCTTTGAGATGTACGCGTTGTACTCCGGGCTCGTGGAGTTTTTCCGCGACCCGTTTGACCTGCAGGTCCTTTTCGTAAAGCTGCGTAAATTCTTGCTGGTTCATCGGCCTTTACTAAGTCAGCCGCGCATCAATTGTTCAACTTCGGACACCATTTTTGGTGATCCGACGTAGTAAGGGACACGTTGGTGAAGATCCGTAGGCACAATTTCCATGATGCGCTGTTCGCCATCCGAGGCATAACCTCCCGCTTGTTCGATCAAAAAGGCCAAGGGCGCGCACTCATACAAGAGGCGAAGTTTACCGTTTGGTGCCTTCTCCGTAGAAGGATACATATAGATTCCACCTTTCAAAAGATTCCGGTGAAAATCAGCCACCAAAGAGCCGATGTACCGGGCGCTGTATTGACGCTCCTTACACTTGTGCACATATTCTTGAACGCCTTGCGGCGCAGAAAACAAGTTTCCTTCATTGATGGAGTAAATGCTTCCATCTTGAGGCACCTGCATATTGGGATGCGACAGACAGAACTCACCGATGGACGGGTCCAAGGTAAAGCCATTCACGCCCCGACCGCTGGTGTACACGAGCATGGTGGAAGAACCGTAAATCACATACCCCGCTGCAACCTGTTCCGTCCCGGGCCGATAGAACTCGTCCACGGTCACTGGGCCTTCAAATTTTCTCCGGCGGAAGATGCTGAAGATGGTTCCAATGGAAACGTTGACATCGATGTTCGATGAGCCATCCAAGGGATCCATAGCGACGAGGTACTTGCCGTCATCGGCGATACCGTCCAGCACA from Cryomorphaceae bacterium carries:
- the fbp gene encoding class 1 fructose-bisphosphatase, whose protein sequence is MAVQTLSEFIIERQAELPHATGEFTRLFGDITIAAKVVNREVNKAGLVDILGAAGSGNIQGEDQQKLDVFANTLFMDLLRNGGECRAIASEEDEDIVVLDGIADDGKYLVAMDPLDGSSNIDVNVSIGTIFSIFRRRKFEGPVTVDEFYRPGTEQVAAGYVIYGSSTMLVYTSGRGVNGFTLDPSIGEFCLSHPNMQVPQDGSIYSINEGNLFSAPQGVQEYVHKCKERQYSARYIGSLVADFHRNLLKGGIYMYPSTEKAPNGKLRLLYECAPLAFLIEQAGGYASDGEQRIMEIVPTDLHQRVPYYVGSPKMVSEVEQLMRG